AGTGCGTCCTTGCCCCTCTCATAAAATATTAATcacttttacttgttttttaatcAATACCTGGcgtttaaaccaatcagatgattacacaatttttttcacGAACGAGAGAAGTTTCATGAATAAGAAAAATTTTGTGAACAATTAGCAACCTGGTGATTGCTTTTAATTCACAAAGTAGTGGTGAAATAGAGGGGTCATTCGAGCGAGTGGAAAAGCGAACGAGGCATTATTTGCATTAAACTGACGTATTTGTATTAATTCAATGAATTTGTGGTGAATAGTGGATTTTCAGTTggcaaagcaaacaaaaaataaacagaataaaatgaagaaataaaattgaataaatTCATTTTATGCAAGGTAAATAATTATAGGCTGAAttaaattgcttaaaatttctgttgaaagaaattaaagggGAAATTTGACACAACCAAAGGTAATAAACAGTATAAAGCCAAATTTAAACAGAAATAAAGGAAGTGAGATAGATATTTTTCACATGTTTTTACACAACTTAAAGCTAAAATCGGTTTACCTTTGAACCAGGAAAAAACAGTTGTAAAGgaagaaaattaacaaaactgATGATAAAAGTGCGTCCTAGCCCCTCTTATTTAATTGACATACCTTGGCAGACAAATGGTTTTTAATCACCCAAAACACAAATACGGTGTTTAATTAAAGACATACCaagctttttaaatttaatttaaggtAGTAGGCAGCTGGATACACACTTTGGTGAACACATTTTGCAAGAGCAGTCATCCTTAATAGTCAGTGAGGTGAGTTTAACGTTAGATGAAaaaactgtgaagtttgacactTTTTTCAAGTGCTACGCGCTTCTGTCATATGCATTTCCCTCTTATATTGCTAAGTCAGTCATTCCAACTGGAGAACAGGGTTGGTGGGATGGAGGGCGAACTCGTCCGCCAACATTGCGGCCAGGGTTCAATTCTAGAAATCatcgtcatatgtgggtttcCGGGGTACTACTTTGCCcacagaggtttttctcccggGATTCCATTTTTCCCCGCGTCTCAccgcaaaacaaaatatttttgatttcAGCTGCTTTGATTTGCTCCAATTTAGTTTGTATAACTGCCTCCCCTATCAGTAGAGCAGCTGTGTTCAGCTTAATAAGATTAATTAAGATCTCGTCATTTCATTTACCGGAGAAAGAACTCCTCAAGAAAatcctctatctcccatacttggcctagaagtcaaccctttcccgaatAGATTTGTGTAAAGatcgcctcccttgggagattgaGCACGCCCACTGTCGTAAAAGCCAATACCACTTGCGAGATTGAGCACGCCCGCTGTTGCAAGCCAATCCCTCTTTGGAGATTTAGCacggtttggaaatagaattaaaataagaatatttctctttgaaacgttcagtttgtaagtcgctttaatactgcattcgctatcaagcgcggtgcgagtcaacaattaaaactgaAAGCgaatcgaatttttttttcatgaatattattaaagagtgaacagaaaaaaaaaacaattgaagtTAATTTCTTTGTGCAAAGGAATCGCCCCACCTGTGAACATCGAACTACAGCTGAtttaagtacaaggaaaggttacgtttatacaaacgttggccgtgtagcacttatatttaaaacagaattaactgacgaAAGTGTAGTGtaaacgtgaagtgctagatttctatcccatataaaccatgtgagcgttagccctactgatggaactgggcccacacaaggacagagaaaaactctgaccagggtgggaattgaacccacgaccttcggattagatctccgccgctctacggactgagctacaaggtcagacgggagcaggctgtgggaactgaatATATTTAAGAAAGGCTCTAAATCTGCCATTGGCAACTATAGGCCTATTTCCTTACTTAGCATCCCTAGTAAAATATTGGAGAACCAAGTTTGTGATATATTGGATGATCATCTAAGTAAACACTCCTTAAAACATCCAGCACAATGGGGCTTTGCAAAAGGCCTCTCTGCGGAAGGAATGCTGTTGTCATTGACAGACAGATGGAAGATGGAATTGGATAAAGATTTGACTGTAGGAgcaatatttgtagactttagaAAGGCTTTCGACAGTCTCTCACACAATATCCTTTCACTCAAGCTACAAGCTGTAGGTATTTGTGGAAACCTCCATGAATGGTTGATAAATTACTTGAACGACAGGTGTCAATGCACCCTGGTGAATGGCTACATATCCGACTTGACTTTGGTTCAGTATGGAATTCCTCAGGGTTCTCTGCTCGGACCAAGACTATACACTATTTATGTAAACGACCTACCTGATGTTATCACACTTCAAAACGTTTTtatgtatgcagatgacactacaATATATTGTATAGGGCGAAGCTTTAATAAGGTCTGTCTTAAACTGAACAAAGTCTTTGATGAATTAAGACTCTGGAGCCTTAGGTCTAAGTTGAGCATTCACCCCATTAAAACTGAAGCCATGATTCTTACTAAACAGGGTTTTATTGGTCCTGCCCCTCCAATATTGTTCGGAGACAAGTATGTCAATGTTGTGGATCATACTACTTGTTTAGGACTGACTATTGATAACTGTTTGTCTTGGTCAAAGCCGCATATTTGCCATATAAAGAAACACTTCTCACAAAAAGTTGGTGCCTTAAAACGTATGAGGCAATTACCCCCTAAAGTATTAGaggaaatttatttcaaatccATTATACCAGCGGTGATATATGATATAGTTGTGTGGGGGAATTGTAGTTCTGCTATGCTCAACTCCTTGACTCCTATACATGAAAGAGCTGCTAGATTGATTCACGATCAAGATGATCTTCAAAGTCTTAACTGGCTTCCGTTGTCATACTTTTACAATAGACGCTTACTGCTGTTTATGTTCGATGTTATCAAACATAATGTTCCTGACGACCTTCACTTGGACGACAAGGTTCTTCacaaaagggtttgatcctgaccTCCGatgagaaatttatttagttgcgtatCATgggtttttgacacggagtgtgttgcttgtttgcacgcacggaatgaaataggaaggtgtGTTTTTtacctctaatagcaaatatgttgtttgtttcaataaacgttttggctggaaaaggtttcTGTGAGATTTTCTTCTGCCTTTGTGGATTCATCTTTTCGTATAAATATTAACTACTTTGCATATGTGGATTGAAATTTGATATGCGAGCAGTTTTCATAACGATGACAGGAatgttctggcaaatgattcaTAGGTAGCCCTAATTTTTAACGACAGAAGAAAATTTTTTACCATTCTTTTgcaaatgaagtttatttgggaagccaacgaTATTTCTTTGAGTGGTtcccaatttattgctacgacttactagtgcgaagattgtttacattactcattaacacgaagagtttcaacaatatatcgctttaatctaacccaaaatcattcagacaGTAAAAAcgtcatatttattaaccatttccttcGCGTTTGTGTTTGTgagcattatgatttgcgataattcaggTTCGCGTGttcgcaagtttgtttttgcatcttataaatgtttagattttcaattttttgcttGACCACTCAacctcattgtgtaaatagttcacagagtgctgctcactagtttagtttttaattttttttaattttttttaaatttctttaaaggtttttaaagtttttttaatttttttttaatttgtgtaaatttatttttactttttttaaatttaatttttttttaaattctttaattttttaaaaaaaatgtcatagTTTTCGTTGGCTCCAGTGCttattttggcgggaaaaagctTTTCATTCCAAGCGAACGCGGGTAACATACATCAGCCCGCAAATTTATCAGCtgggttaaagtttcaacaaattAAACTTGTACACGGGCTTCGCATGGACTTTCTCCGGTACTGAAACATGCATATGTAGATTTAGGTAAAGGGATCAACGGGTTTACTAATGGTTACCTTTGgcttttttattatatatttgACAAAATTACTTCATCGCTGTTTCTACAGCAACTACCGTATTACACTCTTTAACCTCGATTCCACTCTTTAACTTACTTGATATGcattttttacagtttttcacGGAAGAAATATGAAGCTTTTGCGCATTCTCATAGAACTTGCAGTGGCTGGGTGTGTTGTAAGTGGAGCATTCTTGTCCTTTTATACAGAGTGTGATTTTCCTAACTCCAAGTGAAGCTAATatcgtcgcagttatgaacgcaatttttgcaattgcgtaaagaagcctgagaaattcaggacttcaacggggttgtagcccgtgacctcgcgataccggtgcgacgctctaaccaactgagctatgaagccactgacttcGTACCgttatcgcaaggtcacgggttcaaaccccgtggaagtcctgaatttttcaggcttctttacgcaattgcaaaaaatacatatccgcagttcattacgtgatccatttcatatatcattttatcgtttCTGAACTCCCTTGCAACGAGGTTGGGGTGATGTTTGGGGAGTGAAAACAGAGCTTTatattctaggacgagaacgactacgagtacgaggtTCTCTCATAAAACAACAGTGAatgcgcgcaaaccagcgtcatttggGCAGGAAAAACGTGATCCCGTCGttattttagtacgaggttttgcaaaaatgttgtcgtgtcaaaacaagtcaacaacacagtagcagttttacattttttgatcagcaaaaaggctcagttaccagcaataagaatacctgagcaacctatactgctgacaaagagtaagattaatcgtccatGATCCAGGTCATAAATTCTCTAAGCATTTTCGctaaaacgggcagtcaaatttcgtactcgttctcgtcctagaatctaaagctctctttTGAAAAAACGACACTTCAAAATACAAGTTTGAGTTATTCTAAGTATTtaatgattattccatcttaaTATATTTTAGGAAAATTCACCACCTGACGAGGGATTTCCACGctaaatttcacgcgaaaaaccgatatATCGCACGTTTCGCGAAGCGAGGAGTGCGATTTATCGGTTTGAAATTTATTATAATGGTAACCGAGTGGAAGTGCAACTTTATTCAATATGGGCAAAatgtcctaaaactggattggtacggaatGAAGAAAACATTTCATGAGACTGAAAGATACAGGGTAGTTGGTCCACGTTGTCCTCAAAACCTtcaatttggtcatttcactaAGTAGTTTTGACGAATACAGGAAAgcattgttcaaaaatgcgtgccgcacgatcatttggttcttttaaccaagaATATCACTGCATTTTAGCTTTGTCGTTGCTGTAgacgtcgtcgtttcttaaactcccttttaaCACCAGgcctagttgttcaaacgatggacaGCGCTGTCCGCCGGATATATCACTATCCCGTGGACAAGTAGTAGTGaaatcaattgcgctatccaatggatagtgatttatccagtggatggcgttatccaccttttgaacaaataGGGGCAGATTGGTGGAACTCGAAAACACGAACATAAGCTCAGTTCGAtagaattttgtttgtttattagtATTCATGGTCGAGCTGCAGAGAAATAAAAGCTCAGAACGCGAAAGCTGTGAGTGGTGTATACACAATTTATCTGGAAGGCTGTACTGAGGGTATCGATGTTTACTGTGAGATGGCATTGGAAGGCGGCGGCTTCACCTTCTTACCTCGCCACTTTACTCGTATGCAAAACGCTCAAGGAATTGTCGACGCTTTGTTCACTGACAAGAAGAAGGTCTTGCTCAAGTTGATGCACCGTCACCAGAGAACGGAGTACTACACTCTTATCAAGCCACTTGATAACTGGAAAAATGTCGACTTCGGCGTGAGAGTGAATGGTTTCTCCGATTATACCAAGCCGAAGAATTACTTCATGCGCGATTACATCTTATTGGGCATCATTCCACGATCATTGGCAGCCCAAAGAAACACAATCCAAGGcttcacttccaacaatcaccCCGTCAGTTTTCGAAACTGCGACGGCAACCCAAACAGCTTATTTGCCTTCATGCCAAACCATGAGCAACAACCACCGTCACGTTACCACAGCACCAACCTAGTTTACGAAAAACAAGGAGTCGCTGTCGACTGGCGTAAAGCCGCGTTACCCATTGACAGCCCCCCTCGCACGATGCccaatcaattcttctttctgACGGAATTGCACTTCGGTGGCTGTGGCTGTTACACCTCCAGTGACCGTTGGAGCACATACCACGCGACCGCCATTGGAGTTCGTTGAAGCCGGTCGTTCCTTTAAAGCGCGAACGTTGCCCCAGCTGGCTTTCAGTCTCGTGTTTGTAGCTTAGTTTAGAAGTTCGAAAGAACTAAAAGATGGCTTGTTAAATGATAAGCGAAAAAGGGTCATTAAACAAAATTGCATTTAGCTCAAAACTTGTGTCCCTTGGTTTCTATTATTTTGGAACGTTTCTCCGAAACAAGAGTAAAAAGTGGCAATGAATAGGCTTCAAACACCACCactcctttctttcttttatattgCTAAGTCAGTCATTCCAACTGGAGAACAGGGTTGGTGCGATGGACGGCGAACTCGTCCGCCAACATTGCGGCCAGGGTTCAATTCTAGAAATCatcgtcatatgtgggtttcCGGGGTACTACTTTGCCcacagaggtttttctcccggGATTCCATTTTTTCCCCCGTCTCAccgcaaaacaaaatatttttgatttcAGCTGCTTTGATTTGCTCCAATTTAGTTTGAATAACTGCCTCCCCTATCAGTAGAGCAGCTGTGTTCAACTTAATAAGATTAATTAAGATCTCGTCATTTCATTTACCGGAGAAAGAACTCCTCAAGAAAatcctctatctcccatacttggcctagaagtcaaccctttcccgaatAGATTTGTGTATAGatcgcctcccttgggagattgaGGACGCCCACTGTCGTAAAAGCCAATACCACTTGCGAGATTTAGCACGCCCTCTGTTGCAAGCTAATCTCCCTTTGGAGATTCAGCacggtttggaaatagaattcaaataagaatatttctctttgaaacgttcactttgtaagtcgctttaatactgcattcgccAACAaacgcggtgcgagtcaacaattaaaactgaAAGCGaatcgaattttttttcatgaatattattcAAGAGTGAAcagaagaaaaatatataacaaTTGAAGTTAATTTCTTTGTGCAAAGGAATCGCCCCACCTGTGAACATCGAACTACAGCtcatttatattaatttttccaTCGCTCGCTTGCTTTAAACATGATTAATTATAACTCTTTTTCAGTTCATTGCAAGTTCAAATTTCGTTTGACTCGTACAAGTTAATCTATTTTAAGCACATTTCTCACGATCGTTGAAGTTTCTTATCGTTGCATCTTTTGTAGTTTCACTGTCTACGAAAGGTTACCATAAAATTGGAAAATGTAGCATCCCTCCATGTAGAACTGGCACtatttttggctttgggagcacttgtgctACCAAGTGTACATTTCTACACGCTTTGCAAAAGTTTTAGGAGCACAACTTAAAATACTGGGAGCAACTGTTCCAACAGAAAAGCAGAACTTAAGACATAAATACGTCATCTTCggctttttaatttattttaataccGTGTTTGTTGTTTTAACTAGTAAGGCTGACTTTTCGTTTTAGACAGCGATAAAATTCTTGTGGCTTTTAAATCAACTTCACTTCTCAATTtcaacaacaaattattattacatgttatgATCATGTTAAAGTGCATTCGAAATAACAGAAAAGTTTTCATCAGGtatttccttttcaatgtaCACTTGCaaccaaagaaaatatacttgaAAACCGGAATAGATACACAACTTCATAATTGATAATAGACACGTACTTCAATGATTCCATCATGATCAGGTCACCAAGATCAGACTTTATGCTGTCGCAAATGGCAAATGAAACCTGCGCATTTGACATCGTTGTCGTAGGCCGCTATGtctcgcgcattcctttacagtaattccgctgttgttaagtgagcctaCACAACATGACGCATGTTGTGAGCatttggtcgctaagtaaccggcGCACAtggtttcgacccatggcagaagtCTCTCTTGCCGTACTTGTCACCCCAGAAAACacaagagacctctgctagcaggaaaCCATTGACTAAGGATGAAGATGAATGCTTGGGGACAGCTTTACAGTATCTGCAGCGCATACAGTGTAAATTCCTTCTCTCGATCCCACTCCAGCCACTCAGTCGAATTCGTTTCACCCCGCTCTTTGAAAtttgtatatttttcttttcttgctcgTTGGCTCATCCTCTTTAGCTTTTTCGCGGACTGATATAGTGATCGGATGCAGTATCATTCGAGGCAGATTTACTCGCTTTTGGAGAATGTGAAGGCTGGCTTTTCATAAGAAAATTATTGAATACAAGACAATGCAAGCGCGGTTACTTAACTGGGATATAATTCACTTTTCAAGAACACTTTTCTTACCTTGAAGAAAAAGGCGCATATTGTTGACCCTCTCTTGACCTTCCACTGTCACAAACCTTTAACATGCGCAATAAGCGTGTGCTTTATTCGTAGTCTTCATTTGCATGTGTCAGCGgagtttta
The genomic region above belongs to Montipora capricornis isolate CH-2021 chromosome 8, ASM3666992v2, whole genome shotgun sequence and contains:
- the LOC138060811 gene encoding uncharacterized protein isoform X2; this translates as MKLLRILIELAVAGCVYSWSSCREIKAQNAKAVSGVYTIYLEGCTEGIDVYCEMALEGGGFTFLPRHFTRMQNAQGIVDALFTDKKKVLLKLMHRHQRTEYYTLIKPLDNWKNVDFGVRVNGFSDYTKPKNYFMRDYILLGIIPRSLAAQRNTIQGFTSNNHPVSFRNCDGNPNSLFAFMPNHEQQPPSRYHSTNLVYEKQGVAVDWRKAALPIDSPPRTMPNQFFFLTELHFGGCGCYTSSDRWSTYHATAIGVR